The following coding sequences are from one Reyranella humidisoli window:
- the kdpC gene encoding potassium-transporting ATPase subunit KdpC has translation MLRHFRASVVMLVLMTVLLGLAYPLAMVGVAGATFPGQAAGSLIVKDGKVVGSTLIGQPFTGEGYFHGRPSATTDTDPADSTKTVAAPYNAAGSAGSNLGPTSKALVDRVREDADRLGRGVPVDLVTTSGSGLDPHVSPQAAAWQVARVAKARGLREAEVQALVAQHTEGRMYGLLGEARVNVLQLNLALDALPKR, from the coding sequence ATGCTTCGTCATTTCCGTGCGTCCGTCGTCATGCTGGTGCTGATGACCGTCCTGCTGGGTCTCGCCTATCCGCTCGCCATGGTGGGAGTGGCGGGCGCGACTTTCCCCGGTCAGGCGGCCGGATCGCTCATCGTAAAGGACGGCAAGGTCGTCGGCTCGACGCTGATCGGCCAGCCCTTCACCGGCGAGGGCTACTTCCACGGCCGACCCTCGGCCACGACCGACACCGATCCGGCCGATTCGACCAAGACCGTGGCCGCGCCCTACAACGCGGCCGGGTCGGCGGGCTCGAACCTGGGGCCGACCTCCAAGGCCCTGGTCGACCGCGTCAGGGAAGACGCCGACCGGCTCGGCCGCGGCGTGCCGGTCGACCTGGTGACGACCTCCGGCAGCGGCCTCGATCCGCACGTCTCGCCGCAGGCGGCCGCGTGGCAGGTGGCGCGGGTGGCCAAGGCGCGCGGCCTGCGCGAGGCCGAGGTGCAGGCGCTGGTGGCGCAACACACCGAGGGCCGCATGTACGGCCTGCTGGGCGAGGCGCGGGTCAACGTGCTGCAGCTCAACCTCGCCCTCGACGCGCTGCCCAAGCGGTGA
- the kdpB gene encoding potassium-transporting ATPase subunit KdpB has product MSKRDKSQSLFDPAILKPALLGSLAKLDPRELVKNPVMFTVEMVALAATVLTVRDIATGVTGSGFQIQIVIWLWITVLFATFAEAVAEGRGKAQADTLRRMRSETMAKVLLGVGDTFEPRRAHTLKVGEKVLVEAGDLVPGDGEIVEGVATIDESAITGESAPVIREAGGDRSAVTGGTRVLSDRIKVRITAEEGSSFLDRMIALVEGAARQKTPNELALSVLLAGLTLIFVLAVVSIPSFATYAGGAVSVVVLIALFVTLIPTTIGALLSAIGIAGMNRLVRFNVLATSGRAVEAAGDVDTLLLDKTGTITLGNRHATQFIPVTGVSEDEVAQVAQLASLADETPEGRSIVVLAKEKYGLRGVDVAELHAKFVPFTAQTRMSGVDHEGAVVRKGAIDSVIEHARSLGITPPVEEVNRIATTIAKEGGTPLGVSRNGRILGVVYLKDIVKGGIRERFAELRAMGIRTVMITGDNPQTAAAIAAEAGVDDFLAQATPEAKLRLIREEQAKGKLVAMCGDGTNDAPALAQADVGVAMQTGTNAAREAGNMVDLDSDPTKLIEIVAIGKQLLMTRGALTTFSIANDVAKYFAIIPAMFIAFYPQLGVLNVMGLATPQSAILSAIIFNALIIVALIPLALRGVQYRPSGAASLLRRNLLVYGIGGLVVPFVGIKLIDVVVAAAGLA; this is encoded by the coding sequence ATGAGTAAACGTGACAAGTCGCAGTCGCTCTTCGACCCCGCGATCCTGAAGCCGGCCCTGCTGGGCAGCCTCGCCAAGCTCGATCCGCGCGAGCTGGTGAAGAACCCGGTGATGTTCACCGTCGAGATGGTGGCGCTGGCCGCCACGGTCCTCACCGTGCGCGACATCGCGACCGGCGTGACGGGCTCGGGCTTCCAGATCCAGATCGTGATCTGGCTGTGGATCACCGTGTTGTTCGCCACCTTCGCCGAGGCGGTCGCGGAAGGCCGCGGCAAGGCGCAGGCCGACACGCTGCGCCGCATGCGCAGCGAGACCATGGCCAAGGTGCTCCTGGGCGTGGGCGACACGTTCGAGCCGCGCCGCGCCCACACGCTAAAGGTCGGCGAGAAGGTGCTGGTAGAGGCCGGCGACCTCGTGCCCGGCGACGGCGAGATCGTCGAGGGTGTGGCGACCATCGACGAATCGGCCATCACCGGCGAATCCGCGCCCGTCATCCGCGAGGCCGGCGGCGACCGCTCAGCCGTGACCGGCGGCACGCGCGTCCTGTCGGACCGGATCAAGGTTCGCATCACCGCGGAGGAGGGATCGAGCTTCCTCGACCGCATGATCGCCCTGGTCGAAGGTGCCGCGCGCCAGAAGACGCCCAACGAACTGGCGCTCAGTGTCCTGCTGGCCGGCCTCACGCTGATCTTCGTGCTGGCGGTCGTGAGCATTCCGAGCTTCGCGACCTATGCCGGCGGCGCGGTTTCCGTCGTCGTGCTGATCGCGCTGTTCGTCACCCTGATCCCGACGACGATCGGCGCGCTTCTGTCGGCCATCGGCATCGCCGGTATGAACCGGCTGGTGCGCTTCAACGTGCTGGCGACCTCCGGCCGCGCGGTCGAGGCGGCGGGCGACGTCGACACGCTGCTGCTCGACAAGACCGGCACGATCACGCTGGGCAACCGCCACGCCACGCAGTTCATTCCGGTGACGGGCGTGAGCGAGGACGAGGTGGCGCAGGTGGCCCAGCTCGCCAGCCTGGCCGACGAGACGCCCGAGGGCCGTTCGATCGTCGTGCTGGCCAAGGAGAAATACGGCCTGCGCGGCGTCGACGTGGCGGAGCTGCACGCGAAGTTCGTGCCCTTCACGGCGCAGACGCGCATGAGCGGCGTCGACCACGAAGGCGCGGTCGTCCGCAAGGGCGCGATCGATTCGGTGATCGAGCATGCCCGCTCGCTCGGCATCACGCCGCCGGTGGAGGAAGTGAACCGCATCGCCACGACCATCGCCAAGGAGGGTGGCACGCCGCTTGGCGTATCGCGCAACGGCCGCATCCTGGGCGTGGTCTATCTCAAGGACATCGTGAAGGGCGGCATCCGCGAGCGCTTCGCGGAGCTGCGCGCCATGGGCATCCGCACCGTGATGATCACCGGCGACAATCCGCAGACGGCCGCCGCGATCGCTGCCGAAGCGGGCGTCGACGACTTTCTCGCCCAGGCGACCCCGGAGGCCAAGCTGCGCCTGATCCGCGAGGAGCAGGCCAAGGGCAAGCTGGTGGCCATGTGCGGCGACGGCACCAACGACGCACCGGCGCTCGCTCAGGCCGATGTCGGCGTCGCGATGCAGACCGGCACCAACGCCGCGCGCGAGGCCGGCAACATGGTCGATCTCGACAGCGACCCGACCAAGCTCATCGAGATCGTGGCCATCGGCAAGCAGCTGTTGATGACGCGCGGGGCACTCACGACGTTCTCGATCGCCAACGACGTGGCGAAGTACTTCGCCATCATCCCGGCGATGTTCATTGCCTTCTATCCGCAGCTCGGCGTGCTGAACGTCATGGGGCTGGCGACACCGCAGAGCGCCATCCTCTCGGCCATCATCTTCAATGCCCTGATCATCGTGGCGTTGATCCCGCTCGCCCTGCGCGGCGTGCAGTACCGGCCGAGCGGCGCCGCGTCCCTGCTGCGCCGCAACCTGCTCGTCTACGGAATAGGCGGCCTCGTCGTGCCCTTCGTCGGCATCAAGCTGATCGACGTCGTGGTCGCGGCCGCCGGCCTCGCCTGA
- the kdpA gene encoding potassium-transporting ATPase subunit KdpA, with amino-acid sequence MTINGWAQIALFCGLVLLLTRPLGGYLDNVMAGRRTLLSPVLRPVERGFYRLAGIDPAEEQSWWVYARAMIVFHIVGFAFLYLLLRLQDLLPLNPQGMSAVAPDLAGNTAVSFLTNTNWQNYGGESTMSYLSQMAGLTVQNFLSAATGIALAVALVRGFARAESKGIGNFWVDMVRATLYVLLPFCVLLTIFYVWQGVPQNLSSYVEATTVEGARQTIAQGPVASQLAIKMLGTNGGGFFNANSAHPYENPTAFSNLVQILSIFAIGAALTNVFGRAVGDERQGWAILAAMGVLFLAGVVVCYWAEAGGNPLLGALGVDNAAGNMEGKEVRFGITLSTLFAVITTAASCGAVNAMLDSFMPLGGMVPLLNILLGEIIIGGVGAGLYGMLLFAILAIFLAGLMVGRTPEYVGKKIEAREVKFTMLAILCCPLAILAFTALASVIPVGLAGPANAGPHGFSEILYAYASVAGNNGSAFGGLTGNTVFYNGTLAVAMMVGRFAIIIPMLAIAGSLAAKRKAAISAGTFPTHGGLFVGLLVGAVLIVGGLTFLPALALGPIAEHFALLAGTLF; translated from the coding sequence ATGACCATCAACGGCTGGGCGCAGATCGCCCTTTTCTGCGGCCTCGTGCTGCTGCTCACGCGCCCGCTGGGCGGCTATCTCGACAACGTCATGGCCGGACGACGCACCCTGTTGTCTCCGGTACTGCGGCCAGTCGAGCGCGGCTTCTATCGCCTCGCCGGCATCGATCCGGCGGAAGAGCAGAGCTGGTGGGTCTATGCCCGCGCCATGATTGTCTTCCACATCGTGGGCTTCGCCTTCCTCTATCTGCTGCTGCGCCTGCAGGACCTGCTGCCGCTCAATCCGCAGGGCATGTCCGCCGTGGCGCCCGACCTCGCGGGCAACACCGCCGTGAGCTTCCTGACCAACACCAACTGGCAGAACTACGGCGGCGAATCGACGATGAGCTATCTCTCGCAAATGGCCGGTCTCACCGTTCAGAACTTTCTGAGCGCCGCGACCGGCATTGCGCTCGCCGTGGCGCTGGTCCGCGGCTTTGCGCGCGCCGAGTCGAAGGGCATCGGCAACTTCTGGGTCGACATGGTGCGCGCCACGCTCTACGTGCTGCTGCCGTTCTGCGTGCTGTTGACCATCTTTTACGTCTGGCAGGGCGTGCCGCAGAACCTGTCGTCCTATGTCGAGGCCACGACCGTCGAGGGCGCCAGGCAGACCATCGCCCAGGGTCCGGTCGCCTCGCAGCTCGCGATCAAGATGCTGGGCACCAACGGCGGCGGCTTCTTCAATGCCAACTCCGCGCACCCTTACGAAAATCCCACCGCGTTCTCGAACCTTGTCCAGATCCTGTCGATCTTCGCGATCGGTGCCGCGCTCACCAACGTGTTCGGCCGCGCCGTCGGCGACGAGCGCCAGGGCTGGGCGATCCTGGCCGCCATGGGCGTGCTGTTCCTGGCCGGTGTCGTCGTCTGCTACTGGGCCGAGGCCGGCGGCAATCCCCTGCTGGGTGCGCTCGGCGTCGATAATGCGGCGGGCAACATGGAGGGCAAGGAAGTCCGCTTCGGCATCACGCTGTCGACCCTGTTCGCCGTGATCACCACGGCCGCCTCGTGCGGCGCGGTCAATGCCATGCTCGACAGCTTCATGCCCCTCGGCGGCATGGTCCCGCTGCTCAACATCCTGCTGGGCGAGATCATCATCGGCGGCGTCGGCGCAGGCCTCTACGGCATGCTGCTGTTCGCCATCCTGGCAATCTTCCTTGCCGGTCTGATGGTCGGCCGGACTCCGGAATATGTCGGCAAGAAGATCGAGGCGCGCGAGGTGAAGTTCACCATGCTGGCGATCCTGTGCTGCCCGCTTGCCATCCTGGCGTTCACGGCGCTGGCCAGTGTCATCCCGGTGGGACTGGCCGGCCCGGCCAACGCAGGTCCGCACGGTTTCAGCGAGATTCTCTACGCCTACGCGTCGGTCGCCGGCAATAACGGCAGCGCCTTCGGCGGCCTGACGGGCAATACCGTCTTCTACAACGGCACGCTCGCCGTCGCGATGATGGTCGGCCGCTTCGCCATCATCATCCCGATGCTGGCCATCGCGGGTTCGCTCGCGGCCAAGCGCAAGGCCGCGATCTCGGCCGGCACCTTCCCGACCCATGGCGGGTTGTTCGTCGGCCTGCTGGTCGGCGCCGTGCTGATCGTCGGCGGTCTCACCTTCCTTCCGGCCCTGGCCCTCGGCCCCATCGCGGAGCATTTCGCCCTGCTGGCCGGCACGCTGTTCTAA
- the cyoC gene encoding cytochrome o ubiquinol oxidase subunit III, which translates to MSVAHMSEHEREEIETHEQRALGFWLYLMGDAVIFALLFATYAIMIPGTAGGPTGKQIFDLDNAAIETVLLLVSSMTFGFASLQVKAGNRGAVLAWLAITFVLGAAFVFLEVREFAGLIAQGAGPDRSGFLSAFFTLVGTHGVHVTMGLLWIVILGAQVAMKGLTMPVASRLQRLGLFWHFLDIAWVGIFSIVYLPGLL; encoded by the coding sequence ATGAGCGTCGCCCACATGAGTGAACACGAGCGCGAGGAAATCGAGACCCACGAGCAGCGGGCGCTCGGCTTCTGGCTCTACCTGATGGGCGATGCCGTAATCTTCGCCCTGCTGTTCGCGACCTACGCCATCATGATCCCCGGCACGGCCGGCGGTCCGACGGGCAAGCAGATCTTCGACCTGGACAATGCCGCGATCGAGACAGTGCTGCTGCTGGTCTCCAGCATGACTTTCGGCTTCGCCAGCCTTCAGGTGAAAGCGGGCAATCGCGGCGCGGTTCTGGCGTGGCTCGCCATCACCTTCGTGCTGGGCGCGGCCTTCGTCTTCCTTGAGGTGCGGGAGTTCGCCGGCCTGATCGCCCAGGGCGCGGGTCCCGACCGCAGCGGCTTCCTCTCGGCGTTCTTCACGCTGGTCGGCACGCACGGCGTCCACGTCACCATGGGCCTGCTCTGGATCGTGATCCTCGGTGCCCAGGTCGCGATGAAGGGCCTCACCATGCCGGTCGCCTCGCGGCTGCAGCGGCTCGGACTCTTCTGGCATTTCCTCGATATCGCCTGGGTCGGCATCTTCTCCATCGTCTATCTGCCGGGGCTGCTGTGA
- the cyoD gene encoding cytochrome o ubiquinol oxidase subunit IV gives MERPPETTHGLRSYLIGFVLAVVLSAIPFWLVYTHALPPQRTLLVIGIAAVLQVLVHLRFFLHINFTTTPRENVLALVFTALLLFIMVGGSFWIMFDLHARMAL, from the coding sequence ATGGAACGTCCTCCGGAAACCACGCACGGCCTTCGCTCCTACCTGATCGGCTTCGTGCTGGCGGTCGTGCTGAGCGCCATCCCGTTCTGGCTGGTCTACACGCACGCCCTGCCGCCGCAGCGCACGCTGCTGGTCATCGGCATCGCCGCGGTGCTGCAGGTGCTGGTCCATCTGCGCTTCTTCCTGCACATCAACTTCACGACCACGCCGCGCGAGAACGTGCTCGCGCTGGTCTTCACCGCGCTGCTGCTCTTCATCATGGTGGGCGGCAGCTTCTGGATCATGTTCGACCTGCACGCCCGCATGGCGCTCTAG
- the kdpF gene encoding K(+)-transporting ATPase subunit F, with translation MSFDYALGGALAALLLVYLTVALARPEKF, from the coding sequence ATGAGCTTCGATTACGCGCTCGGCGGCGCGCTCGCCGCCCTTCTGCTCGTCTATCTCACGGTCGCGCTGGCGCGGCCCGAGAAGTTCTGA